The following are encoded together in the Tepidiforma bonchosmolovskayae genome:
- a CDS encoding pyridoxamine 5'-phosphate oxidase family protein: protein MSELRRSEFAVTDATTIRELLDSVRFGSLAYLRVDGTPGVSVLNFVRIEDLIYFHGSPHGERAASLRVNPSVAFLAADPLALIPSHFLHPELACPATQFFRSVVIRGEVRIVRDRAEKAIALAAFMQKLQPEGGYAPVRDDDLYRKSLEATEVFALPVGVATAKFKLGQNLPAHKRREVADRIAERGSSVDLATVKAMRELGLLGD from the coding sequence ATGTCTGAACTGCGCCGTTCCGAATTCGCCGTAACAGATGCGACTACGATTCGTGAGCTACTCGATAGTGTCCGATTCGGCTCGCTGGCCTACCTGCGAGTCGATGGAACGCCAGGCGTGTCCGTCCTGAACTTCGTACGGATCGAAGACCTGATCTACTTCCACGGCTCGCCTCACGGCGAGCGGGCTGCGAGCCTTCGTGTCAACCCCTCAGTTGCATTTCTTGCTGCCGACCCACTCGCGCTCATCCCTTCGCATTTTCTCCATCCGGAACTTGCCTGCCCGGCCACGCAGTTCTTTCGCTCTGTCGTCATCCGGGGAGAAGTCCGAATTGTTCGGGACCGTGCGGAGAAGGCGATCGCGCTTGCCGCATTCATGCAGAAGCTCCAGCCCGAAGGCGGATACGCGCCGGTTCGAGATGACGACCTCTATCGCAAGAGCCTCGAGGCCACGGAGGTGTTCGCATTGCCGGTCGGGGTCGCCACGGCCAAGTTCAAGCTTGGCCAGAACCTGCCGGCGCACAAGCGCCGGGAGGTGGCAGACCGCATCGCCGAGCGCGGCAGCTCGGTGGACCTGGCCACGGTAAAAGCAATGCGGGAGCTGGGGTTGCTCGGCGATTGA
- a CDS encoding RelA/SpoT family protein translates to MSVSQGEPAVASVTIDALLERAGKYLPAERLDIIRDAFEFAARHHEGQFRKTGDPYITHPVAVAELVANLELDHLAIAAALLHDVQEDCGVRNEEIAERFGPRVAKLVDALTKLDKLPMNVAELDPMRGTTQAQNLRKMFLAMAEDLSVVLIKLCDRLHNMRTLWAFPPEKQRRIALETQEIFAPLASRLGVWQIKWELEDLAFRYLEPEKYREIAELLASKRVTRERVIAEASAILKEHLEAAGITAEVTGRAKHIYSIYQKMRRYSAQSKSFDQIYDLLAMRVFVDTVSECYHALGVIHALWRPIPGQFDDYIGNPKDSMYQSLHTTVVGPGGRPLEIQIRTWEMHRVAEYGVAAHWRYKEGGRQAGRDEERIAWLRQLIEWQRDLAGADEFVESVKTDIFHDQVFVYTPKGDVLDLPAGATPLDFAYRIHTDLGHQTVGAKVNGRMVPLNSPLKTGDVVEILRSRTSKGPSRDWLNQNLGYIRTAHSREKIRQWFRKQERAENIERGREMLEKELKRLGWDVSERQEQLLSLFNYTSWEDFLAAIGYGGISTNSIARKVAAVIEREEAEAEAPPELPQKQEPAKLGGPGMRVLGVGNLLTTMARCCNPVPGDQIIGYVTRSRGVSVHRADCLNVLNEAERERIVEVEWGTVTRTYPVSVRIEAWDRVGLLRDITTVVTDEKVNMVGVRTIENGDGSVTITTTLETTGIEQLSRLLSRIEIVRGVRSVERVQERRRKPLPDGQTVPLRRTAP, encoded by the coding sequence ATGTCCGTCAGCCAAGGAGAGCCCGCTGTAGCCAGCGTCACCATTGACGCCCTGCTGGAGCGCGCAGGCAAGTACCTCCCGGCGGAGCGCCTCGACATCATCCGCGACGCGTTCGAATTTGCGGCCCGCCATCACGAAGGGCAGTTCCGGAAGACCGGCGACCCCTACATCACGCACCCGGTCGCGGTCGCCGAACTTGTCGCCAACCTCGAACTCGACCACCTCGCCATCGCTGCTGCCCTCCTGCACGATGTCCAGGAGGACTGCGGCGTTCGGAACGAAGAGATCGCGGAACGGTTTGGGCCGCGCGTCGCGAAGCTCGTCGATGCGTTGACGAAGCTCGACAAGCTCCCGATGAACGTCGCGGAACTGGACCCGATGCGGGGAACAACGCAGGCCCAGAACCTGCGCAAGATGTTCCTCGCTATGGCCGAGGACCTGAGCGTCGTCCTCATCAAGCTGTGCGACCGACTGCACAACATGCGGACGCTCTGGGCGTTCCCGCCCGAAAAGCAGCGGCGCATCGCCCTCGAAACGCAGGAGATCTTCGCGCCGCTCGCGAGCCGGCTCGGCGTCTGGCAGATCAAGTGGGAGCTCGAAGACCTCGCCTTCCGCTACCTGGAGCCCGAGAAGTACCGGGAGATTGCGGAGCTGCTCGCTTCGAAGCGCGTCACGCGCGAGCGGGTCATCGCGGAGGCCTCAGCCATTCTCAAGGAGCACCTTGAAGCGGCCGGCATTACGGCGGAGGTCACCGGGCGGGCGAAGCATATCTACAGCATTTACCAGAAGATGCGCCGCTACTCGGCCCAGTCGAAGAGCTTCGACCAAATCTACGACCTCCTGGCCATGCGGGTCTTCGTCGATACGGTCTCTGAGTGCTATCACGCCCTGGGTGTGATCCATGCCCTCTGGCGGCCCATCCCCGGGCAGTTCGACGACTACATCGGGAACCCGAAGGACTCGATGTACCAGTCGCTCCACACCACCGTGGTTGGGCCGGGAGGCCGGCCGCTCGAAATCCAGATTCGGACCTGGGAGATGCACCGGGTTGCCGAGTACGGCGTCGCCGCCCACTGGCGGTACAAGGAGGGCGGCAGGCAGGCCGGCCGCGATGAGGAGCGTATCGCCTGGCTGCGCCAGCTCATCGAGTGGCAGCGCGACCTCGCCGGCGCCGACGAATTCGTGGAATCGGTCAAAACGGACATCTTCCACGACCAGGTGTTCGTCTACACGCCGAAGGGCGATGTGCTGGACCTCCCGGCCGGGGCAACCCCGCTGGACTTTGCCTATCGCATCCACACCGACCTCGGGCACCAGACCGTGGGCGCGAAGGTGAACGGCCGGATGGTGCCGCTCAACTCACCGCTGAAGACCGGCGATGTCGTCGAGATTCTGCGGAGCCGGACGAGCAAGGGGCCCTCCCGCGACTGGCTCAACCAGAACCTCGGCTACATCCGCACGGCTCACTCGCGGGAGAAGATCCGGCAATGGTTCCGCAAGCAGGAGCGGGCCGAAAATATCGAGCGCGGCCGCGAGATGCTCGAAAAAGAGCTCAAACGGCTTGGATGGGACGTCTCGGAGCGGCAGGAGCAGCTCCTTTCCCTCTTCAATTACACCAGCTGGGAAGACTTCCTCGCAGCCATCGGCTACGGGGGCATCAGCACCAACAGCATCGCCCGTAAGGTCGCAGCCGTCATCGAACGGGAAGAGGCGGAGGCCGAGGCCCCGCCCGAGCTCCCGCAGAAGCAGGAACCGGCAAAGCTGGGCGGCCCGGGGATGCGCGTCCTTGGGGTCGGGAACCTGCTCACCACCATGGCCCGCTGCTGCAACCCCGTCCCGGGCGACCAGATCATCGGCTATGTGACCCGCTCTCGAGGCGTCAGCGTCCACCGGGCCGACTGTCTCAACGTGTTGAATGAGGCTGAACGCGAGCGGATCGTCGAGGTCGAGTGGGGGACGGTCACCCGCACGTATCCGGTCTCGGTGCGGATTGAGGCCTGGGACCGGGTCGGTCTCCTCCGGGACATCACCACGGTCGTCACCGACGAGAAAGTCAACATGGTCGGTGTTCGAACTATCGAAAACGGCGACGGCTCGGTCACTATCACCACCACCCTCGAGACGACGGGCATTGAGCAGTTGTCGCGGCTCCTTTCGCGCATCGAAATTGTCCGCGGTGTTCGGTCCGTTGAGCGGGTGCAGGAACGGCGGCGCAAGCCGCTTCCCGACGGTCAGACCGTCCCCCTGCGGCGAACTGCGCCCTGA
- a CDS encoding YifB family Mg chelatase-like AAA ATPase produces MLARVLSCAVVGLEGELVQVEIDITRAQLPAVTVVGLPDTAVQESRERVRAAIRNSGLAWPANNRVTVNLAPADLRKEGPAYDLPIAIGILVASGQVEASIADAVFIGELALTGDVRPVRGVLPMAMTAAAHGVRRAFVPAANAAEAALVDDLTVYPVESLASVVAHLNGASRLAACTAPPPGGGHDPAWVATDFADIVGQEHVKRALEVAAAGGHNVVMKGPPGSGKTLLARAVPGILPPLTTSEAMEVTRIYSVAGLLSPGTGLVTARPFRAPHHTISNAGLIGGGSVPRPGEITLAHRGVLFLDELLEFDPHVLEMLRQPLEDKMVTISRAKQAVTFPASFMLCAALNPCPCGYLGDPERACTCPPTVVGRYQRRLSGPLMDRIDLFVDVPRVPFDRLSSAMRGEPSAAVRERVTAAREIQARRFAGTRTSTNGEMTPAQVRDFAQLQMEPAAAELVKRAVERLNLSARAFHRVLKVARTIADLAGSPTIAAAHMAESIQYRARLD; encoded by the coding sequence ATGCTCGCCCGCGTCCTGAGCTGTGCGGTCGTCGGGCTCGAAGGCGAGCTCGTCCAGGTCGAGATTGACATTACGCGCGCCCAGCTCCCGGCAGTGACCGTCGTCGGGCTGCCGGACACCGCGGTCCAGGAGTCGCGCGAACGGGTCCGCGCCGCAATTCGCAACAGCGGACTCGCGTGGCCGGCAAACAACCGGGTTACCGTCAACCTTGCCCCAGCCGACCTCCGCAAGGAGGGCCCTGCATACGACCTCCCAATCGCCATCGGCATCCTCGTCGCCTCCGGGCAGGTTGAGGCGTCCATCGCCGATGCGGTCTTCATCGGCGAGCTCGCGCTGACGGGCGACGTCCGGCCGGTGCGCGGGGTGCTGCCGATGGCCATGACTGCGGCGGCGCACGGGGTGCGCAGGGCGTTCGTGCCGGCCGCCAATGCCGCCGAAGCCGCGCTCGTCGACGACCTCACGGTCTACCCGGTTGAATCGCTCGCGAGCGTCGTCGCCCATCTCAACGGCGCGTCCCGCCTCGCGGCCTGCACGGCCCCGCCCCCGGGCGGCGGCCACGACCCGGCCTGGGTCGCCACCGATTTCGCCGACATCGTCGGGCAGGAGCACGTGAAGCGCGCGCTTGAAGTGGCCGCTGCCGGCGGACACAACGTCGTCATGAAGGGACCGCCCGGCAGCGGGAAGACGCTGCTCGCCCGGGCTGTTCCCGGCATTCTGCCGCCGCTCACCACCAGCGAGGCGATGGAGGTCACCCGCATTTACAGCGTCGCCGGGCTCCTGAGCCCGGGAACGGGGCTCGTGACGGCCCGGCCGTTCCGGGCACCGCACCACACCATCTCGAACGCCGGGCTCATCGGCGGAGGGTCGGTCCCCCGGCCCGGCGAAATCACGCTCGCCCACCGCGGCGTGCTCTTCCTCGATGAGCTGCTCGAGTTCGACCCGCACGTCCTCGAGATGCTCCGGCAGCCGCTTGAGGACAAGATGGTCACCATCAGCCGGGCGAAACAGGCGGTGACCTTTCCCGCAAGTTTCATGCTTTGTGCAGCGCTCAACCCGTGCCCATGCGGGTACCTTGGCGACCCCGAGCGCGCGTGTACGTGCCCGCCGACGGTAGTCGGGCGGTACCAGCGCCGGCTAAGCGGCCCGTTGATGGACCGGATCGACCTGTTCGTCGATGTCCCGCGGGTGCCGTTCGACCGGCTGAGCAGCGCAATGCGTGGCGAACCGTCCGCCGCCGTCCGCGAACGGGTGACGGCAGCCCGCGAAATCCAGGCGCGGCGTTTCGCCGGGACCCGTACGTCGACCAACGGTGAGATGACCCCGGCCCAGGTGCGGGATTTCGCGCAGCTGCAGATGGAGCCGGCGGCGGCCGAGCTGGTCAAGCGAGCGGTGGAGCGGCTGAACCTCTCTGCGCGGGCGTTCCACCGGGTTTTGAAAGTTGCGAGGACGATTGCCGACCTTGCCGGCTCCCCGACAATTGCCGCCGCCCACATGGCCGAAAGCATCCAGTACCGCGCCAGGCTGGACTGA
- the hisS gene encoding histidine--tRNA ligase: MTRFQAPRGTQDVLPAMQPYWQAVLDAVREVTRLFGFQRIDTPVFEDAGVFEKGSGDSTDIVEKEMYVFEDRGGDRLALTPEGTPAIVRAYLEHGMASWPQPVRLYTTHPMFRYDRPQKGRYRQHTQFDSEVLGSADPLVDAEVITMLWRLYGMLGIRNITVRLGSLDDLEPRRAYIRELKEYYRPHLSKLSEDSQRRFERNPLRLLDSKDERDLPFKEGAPKLVDRLSPPAREHHEAVMAALRAANVKFVVDPLLVRGLDYYNRTVFEVVPDDDERAQGTIGGGGRYDGLVELLGGPPTPGIGFGTGIERIILEMQKNGVTFEPSPAAEAFIVHRGEGTATAAIQLATALRDLGVATVVGEGERSFKAQLRSANAAGARIALILGEDELAKGIVLLKPLAGEGEQEPQPLAAAPAEVARRLRG, from the coding sequence ATGACCCGATTCCAGGCTCCCCGCGGCACGCAGGACGTGCTTCCTGCGATGCAGCCGTACTGGCAGGCCGTGCTCGATGCGGTCCGCGAAGTCACCCGGCTTTTCGGCTTCCAGCGCATCGACACTCCCGTATTCGAAGATGCGGGCGTGTTCGAGAAAGGCAGCGGCGACTCGACCGATATCGTCGAGAAGGAGATGTACGTCTTCGAAGACCGTGGCGGCGACCGACTGGCGCTGACGCCGGAGGGAACTCCGGCCATCGTCCGCGCCTACCTGGAGCACGGGATGGCGAGCTGGCCGCAGCCGGTGCGCCTCTACACAACCCACCCGATGTTCCGGTACGACCGGCCCCAGAAGGGCCGCTACCGCCAGCACACCCAGTTCGACAGCGAAGTCTTGGGTTCGGCCGACCCCCTCGTCGATGCCGAGGTCATCACCATGCTGTGGCGGCTGTACGGCATGCTCGGCATCCGGAACATCACCGTGCGACTCGGCTCGCTCGATGACCTCGAGCCGCGGCGGGCCTATATCCGCGAACTTAAGGAGTACTATCGCCCGCACCTGTCGAAGCTCTCCGAAGACAGCCAGCGCCGGTTCGAGCGCAATCCGCTACGCCTGCTCGACAGCAAGGACGAGCGCGACCTCCCGTTCAAAGAGGGCGCGCCGAAGCTGGTTGACCGGCTCAGCCCGCCGGCCCGGGAGCACCACGAGGCGGTGATGGCAGCGCTGAGGGCGGCAAACGTGAAGTTCGTGGTCGACCCGCTGCTGGTCCGCGGCCTCGACTACTACAACCGCACCGTCTTCGAGGTGGTGCCCGACGACGACGAGCGGGCACAGGGGACTATCGGCGGCGGCGGCCGATACGATGGGCTCGTCGAATTGCTCGGCGGCCCGCCCACGCCGGGCATCGGCTTTGGGACAGGCATCGAGCGCATCATCCTCGAGATGCAGAAGAATGGGGTCACGTTCGAGCCCTCCCCGGCAGCGGAGGCGTTCATCGTGCACAGGGGCGAGGGCACCGCGACCGCGGCAATTCAGCTGGCGACGGCGCTGCGCGACCTTGGGGTAGCGACGGTGGTCGGCGAGGGCGAACGGTCGTTCAAAGCGCAATTGCGGTCGGCGAACGCGGCCGGCGCCCGGATTGCCCTCATCCTCGGTGAAGACGAGCTTGCGAAAGGCATCGTGCTGCTGAAGCCGCTCGCGGGCGAGGGCGAGCAGGAGCCGCAGCCGCTCGCAGCCGCGCCCGCAGAGGTTGCCCGCCGCCTGCGCGGGTAG
- a CDS encoding J domain-containing protein encodes MPAQDSPPERDLYEVLEVSPNASHEVIEAAYRSLSARYGADPDPAVRERRRELDAAWAVLGDPRRRAEYDAGRRGSSAGTAVADAPPPGTVVTCPRDPAVETALRCSRCGTPICPRCLVQTPVGARCRDCARIARNPIYTLTAGGMARAAAASLIGGVVMGLAWGLILLPFTFGFFAIFVGAGLGYAFTRVLEVATGRKRGPAVVAFAIGGILVAWAVMAALVPQVWLYGALPAGIGAYLAYMNLR; translated from the coding sequence ATGCCGGCACAGGACTCTCCGCCCGAGCGCGACCTCTACGAGGTGCTCGAGGTTTCGCCGAACGCCAGCCATGAGGTCATCGAGGCGGCCTATCGGAGCCTCTCGGCGCGATACGGCGCCGACCCCGACCCAGCCGTCCGGGAGCGGCGCCGCGAACTCGATGCAGCCTGGGCCGTCCTCGGCGACCCCCGGCGGCGCGCCGAGTATGACGCCGGCCGCCGCGGCAGCAGCGCGGGAACCGCGGTGGCAGACGCGCCGCCGCCGGGCACCGTTGTGACGTGCCCGCGCGACCCGGCGGTCGAAACCGCTCTTCGCTGCAGCCGCTGCGGGACGCCCATCTGCCCGCGCTGCCTCGTCCAGACGCCGGTCGGCGCACGCTGCCGGGATTGCGCCCGGATTGCGCGGAACCCGATCTATACCCTCACGGCCGGGGGCATGGCCCGTGCGGCGGCAGCCTCCCTCATCGGCGGAGTCGTGATGGGGCTCGCCTGGGGCCTCATCCTGCTGCCGTTTACGTTTGGGTTCTTTGCCATCTTCGTCGGCGCCGGGCTGGGATATGCCTTTACGCGGGTGCTCGAGGTTGCAACCGGAAGGAAGCGGGGGCCGGCCGTCGTTGCGTTCGCAATCGGCGGGATTCTCGTGGCGTGGGCCGTGATGGCGGCGCTGGTTCCCCAGGTATGGCTGTACGGGGCGCTCCCTGCGGGGATTGGCGCCTACCTGGCCTACATGAACCTGCGCTGA
- a CDS encoding flagellar motor switch protein FliM → MASDNAVLTQREIDALLSADVSQLDADTIVAIPPPARKDSGGRRVKPYDFRHPEKLSKEQLRGLQIIQQGVASSMAANFSARLRAPVESRLSALERGIYEEYVSQLGTQSVVIIIDMSPLQGYAVTAFGLDVAFGIIDRLLGGKGKGAPRVLNRDLTDIEIALIRHIGMDVARSLIEPWARIVELTPDVSELALGPQVMHAIPPSEFVITAWYEIRLAEQTGGISLCFPLTILEQILPKLTGQSLFDNRPSRRAKEEERVREEQVLPMNVLVRAILGTARVPAVDLARLEPGDILVLDREVDEPLRVMVGNCERFAGVPGTHGRKLALQVTGLVDDDGWVRPFRDDAHG, encoded by the coding sequence ATGGCATCCGATAACGCCGTCCTCACGCAGCGCGAAATCGATGCGCTCCTCAGCGCCGATGTGAGTCAGCTCGACGCGGACACCATCGTCGCCATTCCTCCGCCTGCCCGGAAGGACTCGGGCGGGCGCCGCGTCAAGCCCTACGATTTCCGCCACCCCGAGAAGCTCTCCAAGGAACAGCTGCGCGGGCTGCAGATCATTCAGCAGGGCGTCGCCAGCTCGATGGCCGCCAACTTCTCGGCCAGGCTTCGCGCACCCGTTGAATCGCGGCTCAGCGCGCTCGAACGCGGAATCTACGAGGAGTACGTCAGCCAGCTCGGGACCCAGTCCGTCGTCATCATCATCGATATGTCGCCGCTCCAGGGGTATGCGGTCACTGCGTTCGGTCTCGATGTGGCCTTCGGCATCATCGACCGCCTCCTCGGCGGCAAAGGGAAGGGCGCACCGCGGGTCCTGAACCGCGACCTCACGGACATTGAGATCGCGCTCATCCGCCATATCGGCATGGACGTGGCCCGCTCGCTGATCGAGCCCTGGGCCCGCATCGTGGAGCTGACGCCCGACGTCTCCGAGCTCGCCCTCGGGCCGCAGGTCATGCATGCCATCCCGCCCTCGGAATTCGTTATCACCGCCTGGTATGAGATCCGGCTGGCAGAACAAACCGGAGGCATCTCCCTCTGCTTCCCGCTCACCATCCTCGAGCAGATCCTGCCGAAGCTGACCGGACAGAGCCTGTTCGACAACCGGCCATCCCGGCGCGCGAAGGAAGAGGAGCGAGTCCGCGAGGAGCAGGTCCTCCCGATGAACGTCCTTGTCCGGGCCATCCTTGGGACGGCGCGCGTGCCTGCCGTCGACCTCGCTCGGCTGGAACCGGGCGACATTCTCGTGCTCGACCGGGAGGTCGACGAGCCGCTGCGCGTCATGGTCGGCAACTGCGAACGCTTCGCCGGGGTCCCCGGCACCCACGGGCGAAAACTTGCGCTACAGGTGACGGGCCTCGTTGACGATGATGGTTGGGTGAGACCCTTTAGGGATGATGCACATGGCTAG
- a CDS encoding chemotaxis protein CheX: MHARITVAEAAQAAAEAGDKARIELVAPFVEAAARVIQQECGEKVTRGQLHRVRSPQTTNDVSVLIAITGGVAGLVIYSMTEATAMQFASRMIGEPIQQFDALPQSAIAELANMITGQASIALERNGFPSDMSPPVLLLGKGSSIATLNLTRLVVPLVVSFGEFTIDIAIKEV; the protein is encoded by the coding sequence ATGCACGCCCGCATCACCGTTGCCGAAGCCGCGCAGGCCGCCGCCGAAGCCGGCGACAAAGCGCGCATCGAACTCGTCGCCCCCTTCGTCGAGGCAGCAGCCCGTGTCATCCAGCAGGAGTGCGGCGAAAAGGTCACCCGTGGACAGCTCCACCGGGTGCGCTCCCCTCAGACCACCAACGACGTCTCGGTGCTCATCGCAATTACGGGCGGGGTGGCCGGTCTCGTGATTTACTCGATGACCGAAGCGACGGCGATGCAGTTCGCTTCGCGGATGATCGGCGAGCCGATTCAGCAGTTCGACGCCCTCCCGCAGAGCGCAATTGCCGAGCTGGCGAACATGATCACCGGCCAGGCGAGCATCGCCCTCGAGCGCAACGGATTCCCAAGCGACATGTCGCCGCCGGTGCTGCTGCTCGGCAAGGGGAGCAGCATCGCCACCCTGAACCTGACGCGGCTGGTCGTTCCGCTCGTCGTTTCGTTCGGCGAGTTCACCATCGACATCGCCATTAAGGAAGTCTGA
- a CDS encoding chemotaxis protein CheW: protein MARPEHAADTAGLPASEEHVVIFKLADEYYALDIQAVQEIVRMQTITAIPGADYWVEGITNLRGRVVPVVDLRKRCGVPSGEYTPETRIVVVNSANGMVGLIVDAVSEVMRIPGEQMEPPSAIVAGVDNVYLRGIAKLEDRLVSLIDLEGVLPAAVEEYADVSRAA, encoded by the coding sequence ATGGCCAGGCCTGAACATGCGGCCGATACGGCGGGGCTGCCCGCCAGCGAAGAGCACGTCGTGATCTTCAAGCTCGCCGATGAGTACTACGCCCTCGACATCCAGGCGGTCCAGGAAATTGTCCGTATGCAGACGATTACGGCGATTCCCGGCGCCGATTACTGGGTCGAAGGCATCACCAATCTGCGCGGCCGCGTCGTCCCGGTGGTCGACCTCCGGAAACGGTGCGGCGTCCCGTCCGGCGAGTACACCCCCGAAACCCGCATTGTGGTGGTAAACAGCGCCAACGGGATGGTCGGCCTCATCGTCGATGCGGTGAGCGAGGTGATGCGGATCCCCGGCGAGCAGATGGAACCCCCGAGCGCCATCGTCGCCGGCGTCGACAACGTCTACCTGCGCGGCATCGCCAAGCTGGAGGACCGCCTGGTCTCCCTCATCGACCTTGAGGGCGTGCTCCCGGCCGCAGTGGAAGAGTACGCGGACGTCTCTCGCGCTGCCTGA
- the pdxR gene encoding MocR-like pyridoxine biosynthesis transcription factor PdxR, translating to MDVVVHLPDLPGQPVYVRLAEGLRRAILEGRFRPGERLPATRTLAQTIGLARNTVLEAYEQLTIEGYLIARRGSGTYVAPELPDQSFRPKEREGAAPATAQPGPKLSEFARRLEGIDVSLSWGAPRLPFDFRYGTPSFDEFPMAEWRALTRRILDYPPPELLGYGPPEGLPDLRTALARYLQRSRGVRCGEDGVVIVNGSQQALDLAARTLLDPGDVVAMEEPGYNGARAAFQAAGARVVPVRVDGEGIVVSELPRGTRVVYVTPSHQFPTGSVLSATRRMELLAWAWESGATIIEDDYDSEFRYAGRPLAALQGLDESGRVVYSGTMSKVLLPSLRLGYIVPPPQLRSAISRAKWLTDRHVALLYQAVLAAFIDEGHFERHLRRMRRVYARRLERLLDAIHRHLGSRATVSGAESGIHIMLTLDGVTDGRAIVEGARAVGVGIHSAAAYYAGERPPAAAFVVGYSSIAEEAIEEGIARLGRVLAAYDRLRGG from the coding sequence ATGGATGTGGTCGTCCACCTGCCGGACCTGCCGGGCCAGCCCGTATATGTACGTCTTGCCGAGGGTCTACGGAGAGCGATCCTCGAGGGCAGGTTTCGACCGGGAGAGCGACTCCCGGCGACCCGTACGCTCGCCCAGACTATCGGCCTTGCCCGCAACACGGTTCTCGAGGCCTACGAACAGCTCACAATCGAGGGGTATCTCATTGCACGACGCGGCTCAGGCACTTATGTAGCTCCCGAGCTGCCCGACCAGTCGTTCCGACCGAAGGAGCGGGAAGGCGCGGCGCCGGCTACCGCGCAGCCCGGGCCGAAGCTGTCCGAGTTCGCGCGGCGCCTCGAAGGCATCGATGTGTCGCTGTCATGGGGAGCGCCGCGGCTGCCCTTCGATTTTCGCTACGGCACGCCATCGTTCGACGAGTTCCCAATGGCCGAATGGCGGGCGCTGACCCGGCGCATCCTCGATTACCCGCCCCCGGAACTCCTCGGCTACGGACCGCCGGAGGGGCTCCCGGACCTCCGCACGGCACTTGCGCGCTACCTTCAGCGGAGCCGCGGGGTGCGATGCGGCGAGGACGGTGTCGTTATCGTGAACGGTTCGCAACAGGCGCTCGACCTGGCGGCCCGCACGCTGCTCGACCCCGGCGACGTCGTCGCGATGGAGGAACCTGGCTACAACGGCGCACGCGCTGCCTTTCAGGCAGCCGGCGCCCGGGTCGTACCGGTTCGCGTCGACGGCGAGGGCATCGTCGTCAGCGAACTGCCGAGGGGCACACGGGTCGTTTACGTCACGCCGTCGCACCAGTTCCCGACAGGCTCAGTTCTCTCCGCAACCCGGCGGATGGAGCTTCTCGCCTGGGCGTGGGAGTCGGGGGCGACCATCATCGAGGACGACTACGACAGTGAGTTCCGCTACGCAGGGCGGCCACTGGCTGCGCTCCAGGGACTCGATGAGTCGGGCCGAGTGGTTTACTCGGGGACTATGTCCAAGGTGCTGCTTCCCTCGCTGCGCCTCGGATATATCGTGCCGCCGCCACAGCTTCGCAGCGCTATTTCGCGTGCAAAGTGGCTCACGGACCGCCACGTTGCTCTGCTCTACCAGGCAGTTCTGGCAGCGTTTATCGACGAGGGGCACTTTGAACGCCACCTGCGGCGAATGCGGCGCGTCTACGCTCGGCGACTCGAACGGCTGCTCGACGCAATCCACCGGCACCTCGGCAGCCGGGCCACCGTTTCCGGCGCCGAGAGCGGTATCCACATCATGCTCACCCTCGATGGCGTCACCGATGGTCGCGCGATCGTCGAAGGTGCCCGCGCCGTGGGTGTGGGGATTCATTCGGCTGCCGCATACTACGCAGGCGAGAGGCCACCCGCAGCGGCGTTCGTGGTTGGCTACTCAAGCATTGCTGAAGAAGCCATAGAGGAGGGCATCGCCAGGCTCGGGCGCGTCCTTGCTGCCTATGACCGGCTCCGCGGGGGTTGA